A region of Nitrospiraceae bacterium DNA encodes the following proteins:
- a CDS encoding class I SAM-dependent methyltransferase translates to MPTPSPSPSAHVPPPWLCELPKKDPWSTPFAECLLKHLDVQPGHAILDVCCGDGIPAFYLAHQVGSAGRVVGVDMNHAQLIRSRAVQGLAFPWLAFHHGDVRELPRHLGQFDRITGNLSFMFFRPNRQDALRQIIQFLKPGGQLVLTFPSQGTFDSLWQCVDREMLTRGFTRERERFMAYLAERPSAQDAHRWLEACGMVRVEVAEYPLEVQTNPGHEFLYHPLLRGGFLDDVYECFADQEVAERFMEDIADAVPGFLPLLANRCVMAAWLPGNESGEIARPRESP, encoded by the coding sequence ATGCCGACTCCCTCACCTTCTCCTTCCGCTCATGTTCCTCCGCCCTGGCTGTGTGAGCTCCCCAAGAAAGATCCCTGGTCCACACCTTTTGCCGAATGTCTCTTGAAACATCTGGATGTTCAACCAGGCCATGCCATCTTGGATGTGTGCTGCGGAGATGGTATTCCGGCTTTTTACTTAGCCCACCAGGTGGGATCGGCAGGGCGAGTGGTCGGCGTGGATATGAATCATGCGCAATTGATTCGGTCACGGGCGGTGCAAGGACTCGCGTTTCCTTGGTTGGCCTTTCATCACGGAGATGTTCGGGAGTTGCCACGACATCTGGGGCAATTCGATCGCATCACCGGCAATCTGTCCTTTATGTTTTTTCGTCCAAACCGTCAGGACGCGCTTCGCCAAATCATCCAATTTCTGAAGCCCGGCGGACAACTGGTGCTCACCTTTCCCTCTCAGGGTACGTTTGACTCTCTTTGGCAATGTGTCGATCGAGAAATGCTGACGAGGGGCTTCACGCGAGAACGGGAACGGTTTATGGCGTACCTGGCTGAACGGCCATCTGCCCAAGATGCCCACCGGTGGCTTGAGGCGTGCGGGATGGTGCGGGTGGAAGTAGCGGAATATCCATTAGAGGTCCAGACCAACCCGGGCCATGAATTTCTCTATCATCCGTTATTACGCGGAGGATTTCTGGACGATGTCTACGAATGCTTCGCGGATCAGGAGGTGGCGGAACGGTTCATGGAAGACATCGCGGATGCGGTTCCCGGCTTTCTGCCGCTCTTGGCGAATCGATGCGTGATGGCTGCCTGGTTGCCGGGAAATGAATCGGGGGAAATTGCGCGGCCTCGTGAGTCTCCATGA